The stretch of DNA aacTTTTAttccgttcccctaacaaagacaatcCCATCGATACAGCTCGTCAGATTTCAACCCCCattccctgctgagccacagaaccgTAATCAGTGTCAGAGACTGTTATGGACGGAAAGTTATCCGACCAAGCAGGACcgtggtatcagagaaaatgtaTCCGCGACAAGAATGAGACTGTACACCAGATCACAGTATTACACTTGTTTATTGGTAAGgtaaaatattagcataaatgacacttcattgcggaaagcggcttagcttaactacccacggctgtgcaactgcccttttcccgatacaagcaatacttatcaacgtgtggttaatcccacacccacacgactcatacggggccaggaacaggtgtgatgaagcacccgcgccagcgaacgcggtcttcacctgggatgtttcgtccccacctggggttccttctggtcttgctagttgttgtccttctccacggactgcatatcgtcctctccctgtcgtcctctgcacctcacagcccctggccccTTATATATCCCCTTAAAACAATGAGAACAATATATATTCTCTTAGAACAATGAcatcctgtacaatgcctctACCTGCCTACACGGACAAGGATATCCTGTACAatgcctctacatgcctacatggtacagttaccacaggacaatataggacgcgttgcggttgacgagcagggaccgattgcattgttacatttcctggcccgacgccatccattctgctacattaacaacccactaccccaccaaatACCACACGGTCAGTGGAAACTTACAACAACCCATTAACCGCTCAAGTCCCATGTTCTTTTCCTACAATACACTCCACCCCTCGGTACCAACTCGTCAACGGCGGCGAGGGGTTACATAACGTTGAATAACCTGCTTAATCACAAAAACACATAAAGCCACAAAAAATATTAACAGAATAACAAACACGAACCATTGTACAATAGTATGTCCCCAATCACCAAATAAATCCGCAAACCAAGAGAAAGGCCCACCCTCGTGCGGTTGCTTATCCCGCTCAATATCAGCGCTTACTTTATGCAGATTGGCCACAGCCTCGCGTACATGATGTATTAAGTTAGTGACATTTTCCGTGACGTCCGGGATGTAGGTGCAGCACTCAGCGCCGACCACAGCGCAGGTACCGCCCTCCTTAGCTAACAGAAAATCTAAAGCTATCCTGTTTTGCAAAGCTACTGTTCTGATGGCAACCACCTCGGACGTCAGGGCGCCAACCGCACCAGTTGTTTCCACCAATCCCTTGGCCGTTTCATTAGCAATAGACTCTACTAAATCATATAATTTGTCTACTTCTCTCGAAATTTTAACTACCCCATACCCAGGAATAATAGCCCCGAAAAATAGCTCAGCAGCACTCAGCCCCCTACGGACCCGGGCAGACTGGTGATCTCGCAGTCTGGTCACATGGTGCAGGTAGGGGACTGCGTAAGCCAAATAGCAGCAACCGTTCCACAGATAGGGTAACCAGGGGTAGGCCGTATCACCACAGATCCAATACGTACCATTCAAAGCCCCTTTTCCCCCATGTACCCTACCCGTGGTATAAGTCATGGTTCCGTTACAGTAACTGTTACCAACCCTAATCCTCCTACGCGTACGCCTGCACACACAATCCCGGCCTATTATCCCAGCCGCGACCGGGAAGGTCGGCGGGGCACTCCCTTTATCATAAGCGGGAATGTACCACCCTGTGAACAGGTGCTGGTACAGCGGTAAGTTGGTAACATTACCTGAGGGCGGATCTACTTCCCCCGTGTTGTTATTAAACCGTACCCACGCCCAATATTCCTCCCTACGAAAAGGGAGTTGTATCATAGGTACCCCCGCATCGCTATCCAGGGGGCCCGTGCTGCATACCCAACACTTAGTTAGGTTCAATCGACGGGCATATTCATGACTCATTCGCAAAAACATATTATTTCGAAAGACGGAgggaagaaggggaggggaaTCTCGCCGCCGACGGGACAGATGGATTCCCATCCTCTCACCATATAACGGGGCACACCCGCCCGCCAGCTTACAGACGGCGGACTGGCTCCGGCCATGGGGACATGATAGGGCAAATTCAGAAACACCGTCTGGAATATGGTGATTAATTACTTCCCCACCGTCTTTAACAGTAACTCGGTACCAATTACAAGTTAACCGGTCAACCCTCCATCCACTCGCATGACACATGCAGCTGTCACCGACGGGTAAGTGCAGCTGGTCGGTGCCATCGTCACAAGACCAGATACGAGAGCTGGTACTGGATCCGAGAAGAAGGAGGGTCAGCAGGCCGTACAAGAGCATCATCaaagtcctgaaaacagacaaTCATTCGCGTTTAGTCAGGCGTTCTGTATTTAAACATTCCACCCGATCGTGCCCTTCCACAGCCACCCAACGGGTGTTCCCCTGGGCCACAGCAATAATCTCCCCCGGGAGGCGTTCACCTGTAGGATAACGGACCCATACCTGTTGTCCTACAACAGACACCATTTCCTCTTCCtcgtcttcctcaatgtcaatgcCGGCCTGGTTACCATCAGGGGGAAACAGGCGCTCCAACGGGgtgccccccttccccactcGCTGGTTTAACCGGTCCACTGCTTGTTGCAGCACAATACACCAGCCTTTAAGCGTATGGCTGGGGGTCCGTCTCCAGTCATCCGCTCCGTTTCAATCAACGCCCAGTAACAGGCCAGGAGTTGTCGCTCAAAAGCGGTGTACCGTGTTGCAGCATCTGACATCTTCCTTGACCAAAAGCCCAGAGGAACTCGCCGTCCTGCTTGTTTTTGCCACATGCTCCAGTGAGCCGCGTCCACATCGGCGGTCACCTGCAGTTCAAACGGTACACCAGGTACCCTTGGAGACAAAGGCAGCGCTTGTTGTACAGCTAGCTTAGCGTCTTCAAACGACTTCTGTTGTTCTTCGCCCCACTCAAAAGGGGCCTTTTTTAGAGAGGGCGCAGGAGGCCGGACAGGTGCGGAATATGCCTCCGCCGGTAACCTAGCAACCCGAGGAATCGTTGCGTGTCCGTCTTGTTAGAGGGGGTGGCAATATTAATTATTTTCTGCCGCACCTTTTCCGGAATGACTTGCTCTCCCGCATGCCACTGAATGCCCAGGAACACGACTGACTGACTTGGTCCCTGGACTTTAGCGGGGTTAACCGCCCAGCCCCGTTGTGTGAGGTATGCGGTTAGGGATTCCAGGGCCTCTTGTACTGTGTCCATATCACAGCCCTGAATCATAATGTCATCAATATAATGGTGTATAATAATACTAGGTATGGTGGTGAATTCTGCCAGGTCTCGGGCTATCAATCCATGGCATACGGTGGGAGAGTGGAGATAACCCTGAGGTAGTCGGGTAAATGTATACTGTCGCCCCTTCCAAGTGAAGGCAAATTGATCCTGCGATTCGGGGCTAATAGGAATACTAAAGAAGGCATTGGCCAGGTCAATCACAGCATACCAACTCCCGTTCTCCTGCGCGGCGATATTTTCAATAATAGTTACTATGTCCGGAGCGGCCGCCGCCAATGGGGGAGCCACTCTATTCAGCCGGCGGTAGTCGACCGTCATTCGCCACGAGCCGTCTGGCTGCTGTACTGGCCATATTGGGCTGTTAAACGGGGAAGTGGCTGGTCGCACAATGCCTTCCTGCACCAAAGCCTGTACCATCTCAGTTATGGCATCATGCCCCCCAGGAATGCGGTATTGGGGAACGCTGACCGGAGAAAGAGGAGCGGGAATGTGGACCGGTTCCCACCTTGCCTTTCCCACAATTACTCTAGTAGCCCTTAACCCAAAAGTGAACGCGCCCCTTGTGGTTTGTAACTGTAACCCTCTTAAGATGTTCATACCCAGTATACATTCTTCCGTGGGAGCCACCAGTACCCGCCGCACCACCGGGGTATGATTGCCAATAGTGAGGCGGACCGAAATCTCTCGGGCCCGCGTCAGAGCTCCTCCCATACCCTCAATGTGGTACGGGGGTCCTTTCCACTTATCTGGATTGCCCGGTATTACCGTATGTTCAGCCCCAGTATCAACCAAGGCTAGATGGCGCTGGTCATTCCCCTTACCCCAGTGGACTATTACAGGTATATAAGGCCGGGGGTCACCCTTTGTCCACTCTGTGGTGATGCGATACACCAGGGCGACCCCGCCAACCTCCTATTCTTTACATGGCACTGGTGCCTTCCATTTAGCCGCCTCCTCCTGCAATGTTTTACGCACCAGCTGTTGCACATCGTCCAAGCTGGGATAAAGGGAAGGGGACGACTTGCTCACATCATTACGCTTCAGACCCGGTCCTCCTTCCACCTTTCCCTTCACTTTGGTCTTATACAACGCATGCAGGACAGAGGTGGGCTTACCATCTATTTCTTCCTTACGGACACCTGCCTGCAACAGTGAGAGGAACAGTTCTCGCCTACTCGGTCCTGGCGGTCCCTCTTTCTTCTGCCGATCCGTAGACACGGGCCGAGCCCGGCTACGGGGGGTGGCTATTTCAGACAATGTCTGCATGGCCCCTATAACACGGGCGATAGGGCTCCCGATCAAGGGTCCCGTTATTGATAATACAACTCCCCGTAATGCGGGAGCCGCTGAGCGGACCAGGCGGGTCTGCATACCGGCGGTGAAGAGTTCATCCTCTGGCCCTCCCCCATGGGCCCACTGGCCCAGCCGATGGGCATATAGGGCAGCCGCCAGGGCTTGCTGCCGCAGCACCTGTGCTCCTTCCTCCCCCGTCTCCCAATCCGCAACTTTATGGTCCCAATCCATAGCGGAAGGGAAGACTCTATGGGCGGCAGCAGTAACAGTATAGAACAAATAATCAGTGTCGACGCTCCGACCCCGCAACTCTTGGTTAAGGCGAGGGTCTGTAGCTAACGTCCCCATACCTACCAACTCCTCCGGAGTTAGATAGATATgcccccctccttcttcccatatccgtaATAACCAAGCCGCCAAAGGTTCCGATGGTTTCTGCCGGAACCTCTGGCCCATCCCGGACAATTCCTTCATGGTGTAATCCTTATATTGTACCTGCCTTCGACCCGCGTTTGGGGCCTCCCCCGGTCTTACCCGCGCATCGCCCTCGGCCTGAGCATAGTCCGTATCAAAATCGTTTCCCTCCGCCTCACCCTGGGGGGTAGGATAAGTATACGTGGTGCCCATTGCCGGCCGGGCTTGGGCTTGGGCGGTATCCTCTCCCGGGCCAGGGCCCGGGAACGGTGGGTAAGATGGTTGGTCCGGATATCGGTCGTCATCATCATACCAGATATCACCATCCCAGGTATCAATGTCATCCCCTTTTGCTAACATTGCCCTTACTCGGGCGGGATCCGGGGACATAGATCCCTTTTGCTTATACAACTGGTGTTTCAATTGGAGGGCCCTACATGCCAATTTGACCCCCGTTTCCTCCAGCTCAGAAGCCCGATTTTGACTGGTGCGCACTACTTCGCCCATCATAGCACACCTCTGTTGCATGGCTTCAACTTCCTCCCTTAATTCACCCAATTCCTTCTTCTTAGCAGATAATACTCCTGATTGATGCCTCAGGGCTGTGGCCAGCAGCCAAAAAGCATCCGTCAGGGACCCCTTTTGCTTCGGAAAATTCAGCTCTCGCAATAACCGTGCCACACTTTCCCCGATAGGGGTTTCCCGTGGTAGCAGGCGATCCTCCCAGCTGAGAGGAGAGCCCAACTGAGACAATGTATTTGCCAGCATCCCGAACCCGGCCGAATTATCCGTCCAGCCGGGAATAAGGAACTGTTCGGGAGTGGCCTCCTTCTTGCGGCGGAACAAATTCATCCTGATACCCTGCTCGCAGCGCCAATTGTTATGGACGGAAAGTTatcctgttacgtacccgtgacacatgacagtggtacccttgtcacgtgactggggttgaagttatactggacatgaggtaatggtggagtgatgtcattttcccgccagtagaggtcatgtgacaggttttttctacagggtataaaaggaagacccaccctgtcaggtggggcagttcgtggctggatttgccaagatgacttcatgtcactgtgtgatttaatgtgatgacgcagtttagttaaaaatgaagttttatataatgcctaaagtttaaaaggtcagagccaacggtttctttgctaatggagagtgaagtttggagatcaagaaaaatcgattttcgatggattgacttcgaccttgtttgatcctcattcggaaggatttcgttgactattctcgctgttgacccctgggatgaccagaaagggtttgagaatagtgtggaagagaggtcagtcactttaagttgttatatttaataaaattcgacgtgggagttcgacgctgggaatcgaaggacatcgacgtggaagagaatttaaatcgctttaaaaagtctctccttttaaaagtaccgtgagcttttgaactgtcggcatatcgttctttgaactgttttcattcggcatatcgctttggagaactgagtttttttcaatactactttaaagactgtttgagactgcaaagctattaagaactgtctgaccagctgtcagcagctgagctcggatcattgtttgggtttgtttacatttgaagggggtttgttatcagtgtttaataaacgtgttatttgttataaaaccccttgcctaactcatctatattattgttgcccgaatacgtaacataattatgggggtacgtccggaattgaatttttgagtttaaaaagttttttgaattttgaatcggtgttttggtaacggggattgctcgattttttttgtttgattggcttgtgagtggtattcggcaacgatgaatattgatgagtttctggattcgccagtcgcggatttgttagcgagggcgaaaaaaactgaagtgtctgagatcgctaatcggttgcatcttaaagggattttgccaactacttcaaaagctgtaatacagagaaagatcgcatcacactatgtggcttcgggtcattttgaagaatcgattttagaatcgtttccaataagtaatctggagatgcagttgcaaattgaacaaatgatgttagaaaggtgtaaattggaaattgaacaaaagcagagagattttgaatatgcaatggagaaattaaggtctgtagaacagtctgctaattctaaaaaaccgtttgttgctagccaagaaattaaattggtccctccatttagtgaaacagaagtggagagatattttcaacattttgaaactattgctcggatgttagagtggccgaaagataaatggtcagtgttattacagagtgtaatcaaaggcaaggcacaacaggtttacacagctttaactgctgcacaagcattagattatgatattgtgaaagaaaatattctcaaatcgtatgagttggtcccagaagcgtacagggaaaaattcaggagtttgaaaaagtctgtggaaaagacttatgtggaatttgcctatgataaagctatgtgttttgagagatgggtttcttctaaaaatgtaaatgaggactatgagactttgaaagagctgattttgatggaggaatttaaaagaagcattcctgttgaagtaaggacctacttaaatgagagggatactgataaattgcaggactgtgctagattagctgatgagtatgttttaatccataagaataaatttcctcagggtagaattttcaagaggaaaaataatatggaaactccaggtaaatcagaaattaaattagaggttaatgagagaggtaaggaggaaggacaacctgtgaaggaaagacagtttggtcttatttgtaactattgtaagaagcctggccatgtaatagctaactgtttcaaattgaaaaagaaagagaaggaagcagttccagatgcttgtgtgcaacatactgaagcacctgtaaagttacagggtttggtaaacacaaatgaggatttgttagagtctgacaaagttagaaagggatatgatcattttataactgaagggtttgtatccttgaaggaaggatctactctggtgccaataaagattcttagggatactggagcttctcaatcactgatgttagatagtgtgttgaagtttaatgaagagagtgatactggtgaggtaaattacataagaggtgttggaagtgattttatgcctgtacgtttacatgaagtaaatttgaagtcagggttagttacaggatttgttaaagtaggattacagcatagcttacctgtgaagggtatttctttattgttaggtaatgacttggcaggtggacaagtttttcctgaagtgcatttgacaatggagtcagaggtacctgaggtgaattctaacacagattcttcctgtgttgtgactagagctatggctaaaaagattgatgtgcagaatgaggtcgttactcatgactgttcaactcaggatttgagttttgaggatgtgtcagaaactttcttaccttcgttgtttgaacaagattctgggagtaagtctgactatgaagatttatctttgtctcggaaggagatgatagcagagcagaatagagatcctgagattgtaaaattaagggaacaagctttactaggtagtgaaattgagaaggtgtcagtaggatattatttggaaaaaggagtgttgatgagaaagtggaggtcgcctacaattcctgcaattgaggaatggaatgttgtttatcaggtggttgttcctaaagtttatcggaatgagattttgactttagctcatagtgtgcctttaggtggacatcaaggggtaaggaaaactgtggacaagattttaaaacatttttactggcctggtttaagaaaagatgtggcgatgttttgtaagacgtgccatacttgtcaaattgtgggtaaaccaaatcaggttacaccagtagctccattacaacctattccagcatttggtgaaccgttttctaaagttattgtagattgtgttggtccattaccaaagacaaaaactggttatcagtatttgttgactatcatgtgtacttcgtctaggtttccagaggcagtaccacttaggaatataaaagctaaaactgtgacgaaggctcttataaaattctttacttattttggattgcctaaggaaatacaaactgatcaaggtagtaattttatgtctggattgtttcaacagatagtttataaattgggagctaagcaaattacttcgtctgcataccatccagaatcgcaaggtgctttggagaggtttcattctactctcaagaatatgattaggacatattgtgtggagaatgaaagtgactgggatgagagtataaacttacttttatttgcagtaagggaatcggtacaggaatctttaggttttagtccatttgaacttgtgtttggacatagagttagaggacctttagctttattgaaggaacagtggattagtaaggaagtgcatactaatttgttggattatgttttgaaatttaaggacaggttacatagagcttgtagcttagccaaagaaaatttaaagttggctcaggagaaaatgaaaacttggtatgataaggaagctaggaggaggatgtttaagcctggagataaggtgttggtttttttcccagtgcagacaaatcctttacaagctagatttcatggaccttatgaaattgtgtctagagttaatgatgtggattatgtaataaaaactccagatcgtagaaggtcaacacaactttgccacataaatatgattaaaccatattttgagaaacaatctgatactgtgactgttgtggttagtgagaatgagttggatttaactgggaacatgatagatgattcatctaactttcattctaaatctaacattgtttctgttaggttacctaattcgactattttggaaaatatggatgagaaattaacacatttacagctagagcagaaacaacagatgaaggaattgatttttaagtataaggatttgtttccagatgttccgagaaggactactatagcttcacatgatgtagatgttggagatgccaaacctattaaacaacatccatatagaatgaacatggaaaaatgtgaacttgctgagaaagaaattgaatacatgttagagaatgatattattagacattctaactcgaattggagttcgccatgtgttatggtgccaaaacctgatggtagtattaggttttgtacggactataggaaggtgaatgctgtaacgaaaacagatgcctatccaattcctagagtagatgattgtgtagataaagttggaaaagcaaagttccttacaaagattgatttattgaaagggtattggtgtgttccattaacggacagaggtagagagatttctgcatttgtaactccatctgggttatatgagtataatgttcttccatttgggatgaagaatgcgccaggtacttttcagaggatgattaattctgtgattcagggtttgaaagatactgatgcttatattgatgatttagtgacgggaaatgatacttgggaagcacacataattgcggtggagaaattgtttgaaaagctttcaaaagctaacttgactattaatttagccaagagtgaatctggacatgctactgtgacttaccttggttatgttgtgggtcaaggtaaggtagcttctgttcaggcaaaagttcaggcaattttggaaattcccactccaacggggaaaaaaactctcagaaggtttttgggaatggtaggatattatcgaaaattttgtaagaattttgctaatgttgcccttccattaactaaccttctgcagaagaatgtgaagtttgtatggacagtgttttgtcaggaagcatttgaaaaattgaaaacaatgatatgtgaacaacctgtgcttaaggcacctgactttgaaaaacctttttcattagctgtagatgccagtgatgaagctgcgggagcagtattgatgcaaaggaatgagggtgatgaggttgatcatccagtagcttacttttctaagaaatttaataagcatcaaagaaactattcaacaatagagaaagaattgttatctcttgttttagctttggaatattttgaggtatatgttggtacaactcaaaaaccacttattgtttacactgatcataatccgttagtttttctgagtaagatgaaaaacaaaaacagaagattgttaaattagagtttgatgttacaaaagtacaata from Hemitrygon akajei unplaced genomic scaffold, sHemAka1.3 Scf000033, whole genome shotgun sequence encodes:
- the LOC140719913 gene encoding Friend virus susceptibility protein 1-like; amino-acid sequence: MGQRFRQKPSEPLAAWLLRIWEEGGGHIYLTPEELVGMGTLATDPRLNQELRGRSVDTDYLFYTVTAAAHRVFPSAMDWDHKVADWETGEEGAQVLRQQALAAALYAHRLGQWAHGGGPEDELFTAGMQTRLVRSAAPALRGVVLSITGPLIGSPIARVIGAMQTLSEIATPRSRARPVSTDRQKKEGPPGPSRRELFLSLLQAGVRKEEIDGL